In Thermococcus sp. CX2, the genomic stretch CCCGCTCGAGGAGGCGCTCGGAAGGGTTCTCGCGGAGGACATTGTGAGCCCCATAGACGTTCCCCCCTTTGACAGGGCGACGGTGGACGGCTACGCGGTCAGGGCGGAAGACACATTCATGGCAAGCGAGAGCGAGCCTGTGAAACTGAGGGTCATCGGCGAGATAAACGCCGGAGATACGCCGACGGTGGAACTCAAGCCAGGCGAGAGCGTCTACATATCCACTGGCGCCCCCCTTCCAAAGAACGCCGACGCTGTGATACAGTTCGAAGACGTGGACAGGGAAGGAGACGAAGTAATCATCTACAAGCCCGCCTATCCAGGTCTTGGGGTCATGAAGAGGGGCACCGACATTCCAAGTGGAAAGCTCCTCCTAAGGACTGGGACGCGGCTTGGCTTCAAGGAGACTGCTCTGCTTTCAGCGATTGGCTTTTCGGAGGTTAGGGTCTTCAGGAAGCCGAGGGTGGCGGTGATAAGCACGGGCAATGAGGTGGTTCTGCCTGGAACTGAGCTTAGATACGGCCAGATATATGATATCAACGGCAGAGCGATAGCCGACGCCGTTAGGGAACTCGGGGGAGAAGCCGTTTTCCTTGGCATAGCAAAGGATGACAAAGACAGCTTAAAGGAGCTCATCCTCAAAGGCGTTGAGTGCTGCGACATCGTAATCCTCAGCGGCGGCGCGAGCGGGGGAATAAGGGACCTAACGTCATCGATAATCGATGAGCTCGGTAAGGTTTACATCCACGGCATAGCGATACAGCCGGGGAAGCCGACGATAATCGGCCTCATTGACGGAAAGCCGATATTCGGTCTGCCAGGTTATCCGACGTCTTGCCTCACGAACTTCACCCTGCTGGTCGCTCCACTCCTGAGGAAACTCCTGGGAAGGGAAAGCGAAGTTAGAAAGGTCAAGAAGAGGCTCGCCCACAAGGTCTTCTCGGTAAAGGGCAGGAGGCAGTTCCTGCCCGTAAAAGTCGAGGGAGAAAAGGCCGTTCCGATACTCAAAGGCAGTGGAGCGGTGACGAGCTTCATTGATGCTGACGGCTTTATAGAGGTGCCTGAGAACGTTGAGATACTGGATGAGGGCGAGGAAGTCGAGGTTACGTTTTTTGGGTGAGTTCTTTTTCTCCTTTCCTTGCCCATCCGGAACCGCGGCCGTTGGTCGTTAACTTGACACGACCCGGGTTCTTGCCAGAACGTCAAAATCCCCATCAAATCCTTTTTAAACTCCCGCGCCGTTCATTTCCCAGGTGAAGGCTATGCTCGACATAAAGCTCATCCGTGAAAACCCCGATCTGGTCAAGGGGGACCTAATCAAGCGCGGGGAAATTGAGAAGCTCAAGTGGATAGACGAGATCCTCGAGCTTGACGCCAAGTGGCGCGAAAACCTCAGGAAGATAAACCAGCTCAGGCGCGACAGGAACAGGATAGCCGTCGAGATAGGCAAGAGGAAGAAGGCTGGCGAGCCCGTTGATGACCTCTTAGCCAAGAGCAAGGATATAGTCAACCAGATAGAGGCCCTCGAGAAGGAAATCGAGGAGATAAGGGCGAAGATTGACTACTACCTCTGGAGGCTTCCGAACATCACCCACGAGAGCGTTCCGATTGGTAAAGACGACACTGAGAACGTCCCCATAAGGTTCTGGGGGAAGGCTAAAGTTTGGGAAGGCTTCCTCGAGTCCTTCAAGGAGCAGAGCCTCGGAAAGATGGACTATGAGGTTCTGAGCTGGAGGCCTAAGCTCCACGTGGATATGCTGGAGCTCCTTCGTGGCGCTGACCTGGAGAGGGCCGCGAAGGTAAGCGGCTCGCGCTTCTACTACCTCCTCAACGAGCTCGTCATACTTGACCTTGCCTTAATCCGCTTCACCCTCGACAAGCTCATCGAGAAGGGCTTTACCCCTGTGATTCCGCCCTATATGGTCAGACGCTACGTCGAGGAGGGCGTCACGAGCTTCGATGACTTCGAGGACGTTATCTACAAGGTCGAGGATGAGGATTTATACCTCATTCCAACAGCTGAGCACCCACTCGCTGGAATGCACGCCAACGAGATACTCGAGGGCAAGGATTTACCGCTCCTCTACGTTGGTGTGAGTCCGTGCTTCAGAAAGGAGGCCGGAACCGCTGGAAAGGACACGAAGGGAATCTTCCGCGTTCACCAGTTCCACAAGGTCGAGCAGTTCGTCTATGCAAAGCCGGAGGAGAGCTGGGAGTGGCACGAGAAGCTCATCCAGAACGCCGAGGAGATATTCCAAGAGCTTGAGATTCCCTACAGGGTTGTGAACATCTGTACTGGAGATTTGGGCTACGTTGCCGCTAAGAAGTACGACATAGAGGCCTGGATGGCCGGCCAGGGCAAGTTCAGGGAAGTTGTCAGCGCTTCAAACTGCACCGAGTGGCAGGCGAGGCGTTTGAACATCCGCTACCGCGACAAGACCCACGAAAAGCCGCGCTTCGTCCACACTCTCAACTCCACCGCTATAGCTACATCGAGGGCCATAGTTGCCATCCTGGAGAACCACCAGACGGAAGAGGGTGTTGTGAAGCTTCCCAAGGTCCTCTGGAAGTACACTGGCTTCAAGGAGATTCTGCCGGCCAGCATGAAGGAGAAGTGCTGCCAGGGGCTTGAGTGATTCCTTTTCTTTTAAATCCCGCCTGCTTCCCTCACTTTTCTCCTAACGTTCGGGTCGCGGTCCGCTATGAGCTTCAGCGCCTCCTCAAAGCTCATCCAGTCTGGCACTTCCTCGTTGATGTATATTCCGGTCCTCCCTATAGCGTCCCTCCTCGTCAGGACGTGAACGCGCTCGGTTACGATGTCGATGCTCACCCCTAGAATTTTCGCCACCTCGCTTTCCCTTCCGACCACTTCACTCTCGATGTGGCCTTTCTCGGTTGGAATTATGAGGATGAGCTTTTTGTTCACCCCTGAAACTCTCTGCTTCGTCTTCACACCCCACAAATCTATGGCCCCGCCCCAGCGGTAGAACTCCAGCTCCCTGTCGGTCGGTTCTATCAGCGGAAAGGTGACGGTGGTTTCCTCGTCTATCTCGATGACGCCCTTTATGAGGTGCCACGGCGTTGCCATGACTATTTTTCTCCTGCTCACGAGTCCCTCAAGGGCGAGTTCGATTAGGTAGCTCGGAACCTTGTAGGGGATGAATATGTCTATGTCGCTGTCCTTCCTTACGTCTCCCCTCGCGACACTTCCATAGAGAAGTGGGTCAAACTGCTCAAGGCGCTCCATTATGCTCAACGCCTTCTCGCGCTTCTCCCATAGGTAGCGCCAGCGTTTGGGGGGGTAGACAACTTCCCTCTCGTCCCAGACTCTAACAACTTTTTCCCTCGGCATCGTTCTTTTTAGAACCCAAACGTTTAAAGGTCTACCGATAGCGTTTTATATATAGTCGAAACGACTTCGGGGTGGTGAAAAAAATGCCAGTGCTCGGATTTAACATAACTAAGATTGAAATGGAGAAGAAGACCATTGTAGTGCCCTCCGGCCGGATTGAGGTCAGGCTCTCACCGAAGGTTAAGGAGATGCGCCTCGGGGAGATACGCACTCCAACTGGGAAGATGAACGGTATTGAGATTCTCTTCAGGTACGAGATCGATTACAACCCCAAGGTCGCCCAGGGGGCCATTGAGGGTATTATCCTGTACGTCCCGCCCCAGAAGGACAAGATGGACGAGATACTGAACCTCTGGGAAGATGAAAAGAAGATTGACCCCGTCACCTTCGCCGAGGTAGTCAACTTCATAACCAAGGAAGTTTCCCCGATGATAATGCTCCTCGCCAAGGAGATGCGTCTTCCATACCACGTACCGCTTCCGAGGGTCGAGGTTAAGTCCTGACCGTTCACTTTTTTCCTGTTTTTACTGATAAATGCCCTCCGCTTCGTAGAGCATGTTCCGGATTTCCTCGAGCTCGGGCCTCTTTTGAAGGGTGTTCCCCGCTAACTCAAGAGCCCTCATATAGTTTTTCTTGCTGGCATAGTATTCCACTTTTTCGACCTCCTCGAGGATATCCTCGTCTCCCTTTGAAGCTGCGAACTGTTTGAGGATGGCCAGACGGATCTTGACCCTGAAGCTCAGATCGCTTTTGGTTTCTAGGGCGCTCTTGTAAGCCTGCATGGCTTCCTCAATTTTGCTGACACCAATAAGAGCCTCCGCAAGCTCTACAAGCTTCTCGGCGGCTTTTTCATCATCTCCGCGCGATCGGTGGGAGCTTATTATCTGGTAGAGCATCCTTACGGTGTTTATGCCTATCAGCTTAGACCTGTTGTAGTTCTTGGCAAGGAGGTAGGCATACTGAGCCTTTACGAGGCAAGTAGTCGTTTCATCAAGGTCGCCATTGGAGTATGCCACCTTGCTCGCCTTCTCGAAGTTCTTGCCAGCGGTGTCCATCATCTCAATGAAGTGAATGTCGTAGCCGAATATTGCCCTGATGGAGCTCGCGAGCCTATAGAAAGCTTCCGCCGCGCCCCTCGAGTCGCCCTTCTCGAGCCGCTCCTCTGCAGCCTGTCCGTACAGGGTTATCAACGTTTCCGCGATCCTCCTGTATGATTCAATGTTGTCAGTTATCTTGTAGTACCTGTACGCGGATTCATACGCCCGAATTGCCATTGGTATGTCGTCGTTGTCCTGGTACGACTTGCCGAGATCCTCGTATATAGCCGCGAATTCCTCCGCGTATTTCCGGAGGTTTCTCTCGTCCTTTAGGGTCAAGAAAATCTCTAAAACGTTGGAGCAGTACCCGTCGAGGGCATCTATATCTACCTCAAGGCGGGTTATTTCCTCCTCGATGAGGTCGATGTAGAGGTAAGCGCTCTTCAGAAGGGAGGGGCGGGCTTTCTCTATTAAACCTGCCTTTTCAAGCAGAACAAAGCCGAGGTACTTATAGAGCCTTGCGGCGTCTTCTTTCTTTCTCTCCTCTTCATAACCTCTCGCAGCGCGAAGAATTAATTTAAGTCCGTCCTTAATCTTTCCCTCGTTGATCTTCTTGAAGGCAAGCTGTTCCAGCTCTTCTGGCCCCTCAAGTCCAATGGTGGTTGCCAAATCCCTCACCTCACATGATTTAAGTCAGAAAGTTGTTGGTTATATTTAAAGTTTTAAATATTTAAGTATTGTCTATGCCCATATTATCCTGTATCCAGCCGCTTTTCTGAGCCTGTTCATCACGGCGAACCCAAGTCCCCTCTCCTCGATCCCTTCGGCGATTATTATATCCACCCCCCTCTTATCAAGCTCCCTCAGGGCTTTGAAGAGGTTTCTGGCGACTTCTTCCTCAGTGCCCCCGAGGTGGAAGAACTCATCGCACTCGTAGGGCTCCGTCGCCATCACTCCCACGCAGAGCCCCTGCCCCTGATATTCCTTAACGAGCTCTTTTATCTTCTCCCTGACACGCTCCCTCGGACCTTCCACTACGATGACCTGGGCCTCGGGAGAGTAGTGCTTGTACTTCATCCCCGGCGAGCGGGCAACATCGACGAGCTTGCCCCTGACCGCGGGATGTATCTCAACCTCGCCGATGACCCTCTCAATCTCCTCGAGTGGCAGTCCGCCGGGTCTTAGCAGGGTTGGTTTTTCACCGCTCAGGTCAATGACGGTGGACTCCACACCGATTTTAGTCTCCCCGCCGTCGATTACACACTCTATCTTCCCGTAGAAGTCGTCTATGACGTGCTCGGCCATGGTGGGACTTGGTCTGCCGCTTACGTTGGCTGATGGGGCCGCTATCGGGGTGCTGGCCCTTATGAGCGCGAGGGCTATTGGGTGAGAAGGCATCCTGACCGCGACGGTATCGAGGCCGCCAGTGGTAACCTTCGGGACCTCGTCCTTCTTAGGGAGAACCATCGTTAGGGGGCCCGGCCAGAACCTCTCAGCTAGCAGCTTTGCCTCCTCTGGGATTTCCCTTGCGAGCTTATTCAAGTCCTTGAAGTCGGCTATGTGGACGATGAGCGGGTTGTCAGCTGGCCTTCCTTTGGCCTTGAAGATTCTCTTAACGGCTTTCTCATTGAGGGCATCGGCGCCAAGACCGTAAACCGTCTCAGTTGGGAAGGCAACCAGCTTTCCCTCCAATATGAACCTCGCGGCTATCCTAACCTTTCTCTCATCCAGACCTTCTCGCATGTTGATTACTACCGTCATCTTCTCACCCAACGTTCACCGAAAAAAGCTTGTTAAAAACGTTGCCCAAGGACTTTGAGGTAAACCCCCTCGACCTCCTCGGCAACAACGCTCCAGGAATAGAGCGCCGCTATCCTTCTTCCGATTCCTCCGGCTTTTCTGTTCGTCTTGGGCTTCAATAGGGATTTTACGGCATTCACGAGACCGTCGAAGTCGTTGAAGAGCAGACCGTTCTTTCCGTTCCTTATAAGCTCGGCTATTCCCCCCACGTTCCTCCCAACGGCGGGAACACCGAGGCTGTTCGCCTCAAGAATTACCAGCCCAAAGCCTTCCCTCTTGGAAGGAAGCACGAGCATAAGGCTCTTGGAGAGGACTCTATCGATGTCCTGCCTGTATCCGAGGAACCTGACGTTCTCCGGTGCTTCCATCTCAAGCTTCCGCCTAAGCGGGCCGTCGCCAACTACGAGGAACTCAAGCTCTGGGAAGACTCTCGCCAGTTCAATGAACGTCTCGGGGCTTTTGTAGTCCCTCAGTGCCCCTATAAACGTGATGTATTTGCCCTTCCATGGTTTCTCTTCCAGGGGCCTGACACCGTTTGGGATTACGTGGACACCCTCTGCTCCCAGGGAGAGCGCCTTCTTGGCGAGGCTGTGGCTCACGGTGATAATTGCATCGGCCGAAGAGAGCGTTTTTTTGACGTAGAACCTCCCGAGGGTCAGCTTCGCCGTGTGCTCGAGGTCGCTGCCGTGGGCGGTGACGACCAGTGGGAGTCCCAACCTCTCCTTCGCTAGGACACCCGCATAGCTCGTCGTCCCGACGAAGTGGGCGTGTATCAGGTCGAATCCAAACTCCCTATGGAGGTGGACAATCTTCCTAGCACCGAGGAGCGCGAAGCTCGTCCCTCTGAGGCCATAGATTGGGGGCACCCTCACCTGGTGCACAAACTCCCTCTCGTGCTCCCTCGGCTTAACGGGCCCGTAAGTTAGAACATGAACCTCATGGCGGTTTCTCAACTCCCTGACGAGGTTATCAAGGTGGCTTGCAACGCCTCCCCCGTGCGGCGGATAGTGCCCGACCATTAGAATCCTCATCTTGACCAGGAAAGAATGGAGAAAAGGCGTTAAAAAGCCTTATGGTCTTCCCCTGTCCTTTCCACCCGGCACTCTCGGAATGGGCCGCCCGAGGGTCAGCTGGGCTATCTCCGTCTTTATCCTTGGAATGAGCTCGTTCAGGAGGGTAGTGTAATCTCCCTTGTTGAGGGCTTCCTTGGCCTGCTCTATGAGCGCTTTGATTTCAGTCACATCGTAGCCCTTCTTCTGGAGGACGTTTACCATAATCTCAAGCTGGAGTATCTCCCCAGTCATCTGCAGTTTGGCAGAACCCTGATAGATGGTGTTAATCTCGCTGTACGACCGGGATATAACGAAGTCGGCGTCGAAATTGGCCTTCATCGCCAGCTCGTAGGCCATTGCGTAATTGCCCTCGTTGTATTGAGCCCATGCCAGTGTCATAAACTTCCTCGCCTCGTCCAACTTCTTCCTAGCGTCGGGAATCTGGAGGCCGTCGAGGAGCTTCTCAGCGCGGTTGGTCTTGTTCTGGACGTCGACCAGCAGCTGATATACTGCTGTTGAGTGAGGAGCGAGCATGCTCATAGGGGGGTAATAATCACTGCCAAAGCGCTTTTTCAGGTATGAATCTATGAGGTCGTCGTTAAGGGGGAACATCGGCTTCGAATTAATTGTTTTCGAATACGTGGCGGCGTATTTCACTTCTACGAGAGAGTTGAGCTCGTCCAGGGCCTGAATTGTCTCATCGGCCTTTCCAACATCGGTTAGAATTAGTATGCTCTTTCCGTCACTCCAATCGCTGAAGAACTTGCTGAGAAGCCCTGTGGAGTAGGCCTCTATGGCAATTGCATCCCTGCCGTTTACTATGATGGCGTACTTTATCTCCCCGAAAGCCTCGCGGAACTCCTCCTTCAGCATCTTTATGACTGCTAGGTTGGTTTCGTACCTCGTCTCACCGTACCATCTTTCGTAAGGTATCCCAAAGCTCTCAAGGTCTTTGGGGTACTCCTCTGGGATTGCCACTGGGCCGCCGATTATTATCACTCTGTCTGGGTTTATTGTCAGGATCTCGGCGCTTGCCGCGGGGTCGTAGGTTCCCCAGGGGCTTACTACCACTTGGGCACCGAGGATCTCCGCTACGTTCTTGGCCACGGCCATGTCCGCCTCGTTGTCGCTAACGAGGATGACTAGGTTCATGCTGACTTGAGCGGCATGAACTGTGAGCGTGGAACTTAATACGATCAGTACACCCATAAGCAATGCAAGGCCTTTTCTTAGGATCACGGCTTTTCACCTACTTTCTAATTGTGAAGGGGCCTATTTAAGCGTTTTTCCGGAAACCGTTCGGCCCCGTTTGCGAGGAAGGTTTAAAAAAGCTCCATGATGCTTGAAAGATTAAAAAACGTTTAAAAACGTTTATTCTCGTTTAAAAACCTCGTTAAATGCTTTTTGGGCGTATTCCCTGAGGGTCATGCTCTCCATCCTGGCCAGCTTTTCTAGCAGCTTCTGAGCCCTGCTCCCATACTGGGCGGCTTTCTTATCTCTGTTCGCTATCCGGAGGGGTAAGCCGAGTTCGGTGGCGACTTCTCTCAAAATGGCCTTTCGGACTCCGTTCTGTATCTTATATTCAAGCGGCGTTCTCAGCGATGTAGACACTACTGCCAGGTCGAGGAAGGGCACTCTTCCCTCGACGGAGTTGAGCATCGCTATCTTGTCATCCCTCGCGAGGTTTTTCTCCCCCATATCGAGCAGATCGCTCTCCATGAGTTCCGGCCTCTCAAGGTACTTCGCGTAGCCGCCGAAGAGCTCGTCCGCTCCCTGGCCGCTCAGAAGAAGCTTGCAGCCATCTTCGCGGGCGAGCTTTGTGGCAAAGTAGAGGGGAATTCCTATGGCCAGGTTCATTGGGTTCGGATCCTCTATCGCGAATGCTACCCTCGGAACGGCCTCCCTAACATCATCAAAATCGAAGACGTACTCCTTGAGTGGAAGGCCCAGCTCGTCGCTGACCTTTCTTGCCCATTCTAGATCGGGGCTTCCTTCGGCTCCCGCAGTGTAGAGCGTAACTTTCGAGTAGTTAGACGC encodes the following:
- a CDS encoding nucleotidyltransferase domain-containing protein translates to MPREKVVRVWDEREVVYPPKRWRYLWEKREKALSIMERLEQFDPLLYGSVARGDVRKDSDIDIFIPYKVPSYLIELALEGLVSRRKIVMATPWHLIKGVIEIDEETTVTFPLIEPTDRELEFYRWGGAIDLWGVKTKQRVSGVNKKLILIIPTEKGHIESEVVGRESEVAKILGVSIDIVTERVHVLTRRDAIGRTGIYINEEVPDWMSFEEALKLIADRDPNVRRKVREAGGI
- the glp gene encoding gephyrin-like molybdotransferase Glp — its product is MAFLKVVPLEEALEVIESFPLERRVEKVPLEEALGRVLAEDIVSPIDVPPFDRATVDGYAVRAEDTFMASESEPVKLRVIGEINAGDTPTVELKPGESVYISTGAPLPKNADAVIQFEDVDREGDEVIIYKPAYPGLGVMKRGTDIPSGKLLLRTGTRLGFKETALLSAIGFSEVRVFRKPRVAVISTGNEVVLPGTELRYGQIYDINGRAIADAVRELGGEAVFLGIAKDDKDSLKELILKGVECCDIVILSGGASGGIRDLTSSIIDELGKVYIHGIAIQPGKPTIIGLIDGKPIFGLPGYPTSCLTNFTLLVAPLLRKLLGRESEVRKVKKRLAHKVFSVKGRRQFLPVKVEGEKAVPILKGSGAVTSFIDADGFIEVPENVEILDEGEEVEVTFFG
- a CDS encoding cell wall-binding repeat-containing protein; the protein is MILRKGLALLMGVLIVLSSTLTVHAAQVSMNLVILVSDNEADMAVAKNVAEILGAQVVVSPWGTYDPAASAEILTINPDRVIIIGGPVAIPEEYPKDLESFGIPYERWYGETRYETNLAVIKMLKEEFREAFGEIKYAIIVNGRDAIAIEAYSTGLLSKFFSDWSDGKSILILTDVGKADETIQALDELNSLVEVKYAATYSKTINSKPMFPLNDDLIDSYLKKRFGSDYYPPMSMLAPHSTAVYQLLVDVQNKTNRAEKLLDGLQIPDARKKLDEARKFMTLAWAQYNEGNYAMAYELAMKANFDADFVISRSYSEINTIYQGSAKLQMTGEILQLEIMVNVLQKKGYDVTEIKALIEQAKEALNKGDYTTLLNELIPRIKTEIAQLTLGRPIPRVPGGKDRGRP
- the serS gene encoding serine--tRNA ligase; the protein is MLDIKLIRENPDLVKGDLIKRGEIEKLKWIDEILELDAKWRENLRKINQLRRDRNRIAVEIGKRKKAGEPVDDLLAKSKDIVNQIEALEKEIEEIRAKIDYYLWRLPNITHESVPIGKDDTENVPIRFWGKAKVWEGFLESFKEQSLGKMDYEVLSWRPKLHVDMLELLRGADLERAAKVSGSRFYYLLNELVILDLALIRFTLDKLIEKGFTPVIPPYMVRRYVEEGVTSFDDFEDVIYKVEDEDLYLIPTAEHPLAGMHANEILEGKDLPLLYVGVSPCFRKEAGTAGKDTKGIFRVHQFHKVEQFVYAKPEESWEWHEKLIQNAEEIFQELEIPYRVVNICTGDLGYVAAKKYDIEAWMAGQGKFREVVSASNCTEWQARRLNIRYRDKTHEKPRFVHTLNSTAIATSRAIVAILENHQTEEGVVKLPKVLWKYTGFKEILPASMKEKCCQGLE
- a CDS encoding glycosyltransferase family 4 protein, whose amino-acid sequence is MRILMVGHYPPHGGGVASHLDNLVRELRNRHEVHVLTYGPVKPREHEREFVHQVRVPPIYGLRGTSFALLGARKIVHLHREFGFDLIHAHFVGTTSYAGVLAKERLGLPLVVTAHGSDLEHTAKLTLGRFYVKKTLSSADAIITVSHSLAKKALSLGAEGVHVIPNGVRPLEEKPWKGKYITFIGALRDYKSPETFIELARVFPELEFLVVGDGPLRRKLEMEAPENVRFLGYRQDIDRVLSKSLMLVLPSKREGFGLVILEANSLGVPAVGRNVGGIAELIRNGKNGLLFNDFDGLVNAVKSLLKPKTNRKAGGIGRRIAALYSWSVVAEEVEGVYLKVLGQRF
- a CDS encoding L-threonylcarbamoyladenylate synthase, giving the protein MTVVINMREGLDERKVRIAARFILEGKLVAFPTETVYGLGADALNEKAVKRIFKAKGRPADNPLIVHIADFKDLNKLAREIPEEAKLLAERFWPGPLTMVLPKKDEVPKVTTGGLDTVAVRMPSHPIALALIRASTPIAAPSANVSGRPSPTMAEHVIDDFYGKIECVIDGGETKIGVESTVIDLSGEKPTLLRPGGLPLEEIERVIGEVEIHPAVRGKLVDVARSPGMKYKHYSPEAQVIVVEGPRERVREKIKELVKEYQGQGLCVGVMATEPYECDEFFHLGGTEEEVARNLFKALRELDKRGVDIIIAEGIEERGLGFAVMNRLRKAAGYRIIWA